One Chanodichthys erythropterus isolate Z2021 chromosome 22, ASM2448905v1, whole genome shotgun sequence DNA window includes the following coding sequences:
- the traf4b gene encoding TNF receptor-associated factor 4b, translated as MPGLDLKFLERPRKRFYCPLCDKPMRDPVQVSTCGHRFCDTCLQEYLSEGVFKCPEDQLPLDYAKIFPDVELEQQILSLPIRCIHSEEGCRWTAQNKLLQAHLSVCEFNVVSCPNRCSVKLLRRELPEHLQHDCAKRKLHCDHCGDQFTGEAYESHQGVCPEESVYCENKCGARMVRRLLAQHSVSECPKRKLPCRYCRKEFLYDTIQPHQQQCPRVPVQCPNRCGTPGITRETLMAHVKEGCSTAMVLCPFKEAGCKHRCPKTAVAQHLEASTHTHLSLLCGLVNRQRLELRELRRGVEELSGSRDGTLLWKLTDYSQRLQEAKSRTSGSLELFSPAFYSHNYGYRLQVSAFPNGNGSGEGSHLSVYIRVLPGEYDGLLEWPFPYRVSFSLLDQSDPAATKPQHITETFSPDPTWKNFQRPRPGALGSVRGGCLDESMLGFGYPKFITHEEMKKRNYIRDNAIFIKATIDVVQKILNS; from the exons TGAAGGTGTGTTCAAGTGCCCAGAGGACCAGCTGCCACTGGATTATGCAAAA ATTTTTCCAGATGTGGAACTGGAACAGCAGATTCTGTCCCTGCCCATCCGCTGCATCCACAGTGAGGAGGGCTGCCGCTGGACTGCACAGAACAAGCTTCTCCAG GCCCATTTGTCCGTGTGCGAGTTTAACGTGGTGTCGTGTCCAAACCGCTGCTCCGTGAAGTTGCTGAGACGTGAACTGCCTGAGCACCTGCAGCATGACTGCGCTAAGAGAAAACTACACTGTGATCACTGTGGAGACCAGTTCACCGGGGAGGCATATGAG AGTCACCAGGGTGTTTGTCCTGAAGAGAGTGTGTACTGTGAGAATAAATGTGGTGCTCGTATGGTGCGGCGACTTTTGGCCCAGCACTCTGTGTCAGAGTGTCCTAAACGCAAACTGCCCTGCAGATACTGCAGAAAAGAGTTCCTCTATGACACTATTCAG CCTCATCAGCAGCAGTGTCCACGCGTCCCCGTGCAGTGCCCTAACAGGTGCGGCACACCGGGTATCACTCGAGAGACTTTAATGGCACATGTAAAGGAAGGATGCAGCACTGCTATGGTGCTTTGCCCATTTAAGGAGGCTGGCTGCAAACATAGG TGCCCTAAGACTGCAGTGGCACAACACCTTGAAGCGAGCACCCACACCCATCTCTCACTTCTGTGTGGTCTGGTTAATCGTCAGAGGCTGGAGCTCAGGGAACTGCGGCGTGGAGTGGAGGAACTCTCTGGAAGTCGAGATGGCACATTGCTCTGGAAGCTCACAGACTACAGCCAGCGACTACAAGAAGCTAAGAGCAGGACTTCTGGAAGTTTGGAATTGTTTAGTCCTGCCTTCTACTCCCATAACTATGGTTATCGTCTACAAGTGTCCGCCTTTCCCAATGGGAACGGCAGTGGCGAGGGCTCTCACTTGTCAGTCTACATTCGAGTTCTACCAGGAGAGTACGATGGGCTGCTGGAGTGGCCTTTCCCTTACCGTGTTTCCTTCTCGCTGTTGGATCAAAGCGACCCGGCAGCCACCAAGCCCCAGCACATTACAGAGACCTTCAGTCCGGATCCCACCTGGAAGAACTTCCAGAGGCCGCGGCCTGGAGCTCTTGGAAGTGTTCGTGGGGGATGTCTGGATGAGAGCATGCTGGGATTTGGCTACCCAAAGTTCATCACGCATGAGGAGATGAAGAAAAGAAACTATATAAGAGACAATGCTATTTTCATTAAAGCCACCATAGATGTGGTTCAGAAGATATTGAACTCTTGA